In a genomic window of Candidatus Thiothrix sulfatifontis:
- a CDS encoding cbb3-type cytochrome c oxidase subunit 3 gives MLTDFWTWILDMGNSKTVALLIFFTTFVGIVIYNYSSRRRGERLESYRYLPLMDEDEADKRVKAAEAASQAKGEK, from the coding sequence ATGCTGACAGATTTTTGGACGTGGATATTGGATATGGGTAATAGCAAGACCGTTGCATTACTGATCTTTTTTACGACGTTTGTTGGCATTGTCATCTACAACTACTCCAGCCGCAGACGGGGCGAAAGACTTGAGTCTTATCGCTACCTGCCGCTGATGGATGAAGATGAAGCAGATAAGCGCGTTAAAGCAGCAGAGGCGGCTTCCCAAGCAAAAGGTGAGAAATAG
- the ccoN gene encoding cytochrome-c oxidase, cbb3-type subunit I, with the protein MAHSAALSSEQYNYDIVKKFAIASIIWGILGMTAGVYIASELAWPFLNFDIAQITFGRLRPLHTSGVIFGFGGNALFATSYYIVQRTCQARLAGGTFWPNFTFWGWNVSVLVAGLLYLQGFTQAREYAEPVWFVDLAITVVWVTYFLIYTVTLMKRNQPHIYVANWFFMSFILATALLHIFNNLAVPISLTSPVSYSLFSGAQDAMTQWWYGHNAVGFFLTAAFLGMMYYFVPKQAGRPVYSYRLSIIHFWALSFMYMWVGTHHLHWTAIPDWTSTLAATFSIMLLMPSWGGMINGIMTLSGAWDKLRTDPIMMFMITALSFYGMSTFEGPMMSLKSVNALSHYTDWTVGHVHSGALGWVAMITFASFYHMVPRLWNTTLYSVQLVYTHFFLATIGTILYITALWVSGIGQGLMLRAFDEYGNLAYTFVETVAFMHGPYVARAVGGLFFLSGMLLMAYNMYMTIARAKQEEGVPATAAAQA; encoded by the coding sequence ATGGCTCATAGTGCTGCACTCTCTTCAGAGCAATACAACTATGATATCGTGAAGAAATTCGCGATAGCTTCAATTATCTGGGGTATCCTCGGCATGACTGCCGGTGTGTATATCGCGTCAGAACTGGCTTGGCCGTTTCTGAACTTCGATATTGCCCAGATCACTTTCGGGCGTTTACGTCCGCTACACACCAGCGGTGTTATCTTCGGTTTCGGTGGTAATGCGCTGTTTGCAACTTCTTACTACATCGTACAACGTACTTGTCAGGCGCGTCTGGCGGGTGGCACATTCTGGCCGAACTTCACCTTCTGGGGTTGGAATGTGTCGGTTTTGGTTGCCGGTTTGCTCTATTTGCAAGGTTTCACACAAGCCCGTGAATACGCTGAGCCTGTTTGGTTCGTTGACCTCGCGATCACCGTGGTTTGGGTGACTTACTTCTTGATTTACACTGTTACCCTGATGAAACGTAACCAACCACACATTTATGTGGCTAACTGGTTCTTTATGTCATTCATTCTGGCGACGGCGTTATTGCATATTTTCAATAACTTGGCAGTGCCCATCAGCTTGACTTCTCCGGTTTCTTACAGTTTGTTCTCCGGTGCGCAAGATGCTATGACACAGTGGTGGTACGGTCACAATGCGGTAGGCTTCTTCCTGACAGCAGCATTTTTGGGAATGATGTATTACTTCGTGCCTAAGCAAGCAGGTCGTCCGGTTTACTCCTACCGTTTGTCCATCATCCACTTTTGGGCGTTGAGCTTCATGTACATGTGGGTAGGTACTCACCATCTGCATTGGACCGCAATCCCTGACTGGACGTCTACGCTGGCTGCGACTTTCTCTATCATGCTGTTAATGCCATCTTGGGGCGGTATGATCAACGGTATCATGACCCTTTCTGGTGCATGGGACAAACTGCGTACTGACCCGATCATGATGTTCATGATTACCGCATTGTCTTTCTACGGCATGTCCACGTTTGAAGGTCCGATGATGTCATTGAAGAGCGTTAATGCGCTGTCACATTATACCGACTGGACAGTTGGTCACGTGCATTCCGGCGCGTTGGGTTGGGTAGCTATGATCACTTTTGCTTCGTTCTATCACATGGTACCGCGTCTGTGGAACACCACCTTGTACAGCGTGCAATTGGTTTATACGCATTTCTTCTTGGCAACCATTGGTACCATTCTGTACATCACTGCGCTGTGGGTATCCGGTATCGGTCAAGGTTTGATGTTGCGTGCTTTCGATGAATACGGCAATTTGGCGTATACCTTCGTTGAGACGGTAGCGTTCATGCATGGCCCGTATGTAGCGCGTGCAGTCGGCGGCTTGTTCTTCTTGTCGGGTATGTTGTTGATGGCTTACAACATGTATATGACCATTGCACGTGCGAAACAGGAAGAAGGTGTTCCTGCTACTGCTGCTGCTCAAGCATAA
- a CDS encoding DMT family transporter, with amino-acid sequence MQHSFLDRFSPYLLLVLTILFWAGNFNLARAIHADVPPLGLSFWRWAVAALILLPFAWSAMRGALPLARTHWRLVLALATLGIAGFNSLVYVGLQTTTATNGVLLQSVTPITMILLAGLVLHEKSNVWQWLGIGVSLVGVLVIITKADWQVVQQLAFNRGDMWIVLATLDWSLYTVLLRKLPNGLKGMPILGFTVSLGALVILPLYMYESMTFQTMPFTTLSVASVAYVAVFPSLLSYMFWNHATQRLGVNRTGQFSHLMPVFGILLATLLLGERLQFYHAIGMILVAAGILLANKKRI; translated from the coding sequence ATGCAACATTCATTTCTTGATCGGTTTTCCCCCTATTTACTGCTGGTACTGACGATTCTGTTCTGGGCAGGTAATTTTAATTTGGCGCGGGCTATCCATGCCGATGTGCCGCCGTTGGGCTTGTCGTTTTGGCGTTGGGCGGTGGCGGCGTTGATTTTGTTGCCGTTTGCGTGGTCGGCGATGCGCGGGGCGTTGCCATTAGCGCGAACGCACTGGCGGTTGGTGCTGGCGTTGGCAACGTTGGGTATCGCGGGTTTTAACAGTTTGGTGTATGTCGGTTTGCAAACGACGACGGCGACCAATGGGGTGTTGCTGCAATCGGTTACGCCGATCACGATGATTTTGCTGGCGGGCTTGGTGTTGCATGAGAAAAGTAACGTGTGGCAGTGGTTGGGTATCGGGGTATCGTTGGTGGGTGTGTTGGTGATTATTACCAAGGCCGATTGGCAGGTGGTGCAGCAGTTGGCATTTAATCGCGGTGATATGTGGATTGTGTTGGCGACGTTAGATTGGTCGTTGTACACCGTGTTGCTGCGTAAATTGCCCAATGGTTTGAAGGGGATGCCGATTTTGGGGTTTACGGTGAGTCTGGGTGCGTTGGTGATTTTGCCGCTGTATATGTATGAAAGCATGACGTTTCAGACCATGCCATTCACGACGTTGAGTGTGGCGAGTGTTGCGTATGTGGCGGTGTTTCCGTCGTTGTTGTCGTATATGTTTTGGAATCATGCCACGCAACGCTTGGGTGTGAACCGTACCGGGCAGTTTAGCCATTTGATGCCGGTGTTCGGAATTTTGTTGGCGACGCTGTTGTTGGGGGAACGCTTGCAGTTTTACCATGCAATCGGGATGATATTGGTAGCTGCTGGGATTTTGCTGGCAAACAAGAAAAGGATTTGA
- a CDS encoding diacylglycerol kinase gives MAYSGNTGLTRIIKAAQYSWQGFCAAYKHEEAFRQEVWVMALAFPLALSFGENGVEKALMIGSVLLLLIVELLNSAVEAVVDRTGMERHKLSGRAKDMGSAAVTIAIFNVIITWGFMLS, from the coding sequence ATGGCTTACAGTGGTAACACCGGGCTTACTCGGATTATCAAAGCAGCGCAATATTCGTGGCAAGGTTTCTGTGCGGCTTATAAGCATGAAGAAGCATTCCGCCAAGAAGTGTGGGTTATGGCACTGGCTTTTCCATTGGCGTTATCGTTCGGTGAAAACGGGGTGGAAAAAGCTTTAATGATAGGCAGTGTTTTACTGCTATTAATTGTGGAATTGCTGAATTCTGCTGTGGAGGCGGTGGTCGATCGTACCGGCATGGAGCGTCATAAGCTCTCTGGGCGGGCGAAGGACATGGGGTCGGCGGCGGTAACGATTGCGATTTTCAATGTCATTATCACTTGGGGATTCATGCTTTCTTGA
- a CDS encoding response regulator codes for MKEVKPLHKRLQKQLKRSGLLQHGLPDDPNKWQHFLHQIDLSYTGTSDAQYLLERSLEVSSQEMRKLYDDLKAETEQRIDALHKSEQKTRFMANMSHELRTPIHGILGSLEIVKDTTLDPRQKLFVDTAYASCEVMLDVINNILDFSKLKAGGIELEIIEFSPRELVENISSIMSTMAQEKNLEVQCYIPENIPERVKGDPARLRQMLMNLVGNAVKFTERGEVYTGLELLEIRNDKALLRFEVRDTGIGIPLAMQKSVFESFVQVDASINRRYGGTGLGLTIVREFAEMMGGRLGLESVPGQGTTFWFEIAFPVTENHAFGSAQHHLEGRRILVVDDNETNRRILENYLQAWKAEAIIVSNGHDALHKLEESITQQRPIDLMLLDWFMPQMDGIALAKAIRSDNRHEQTPIVMLTSYGISLEKQQQAGVQAAVTKPVRSITLRDVLLDTLRRHALDHQSTSKSTTAPPFPNIVLKSVASVEPAILLAEDNPVNALIAVTMLEKLDIHVDHVTTGKSALKALRNRPYQLVLMDINMPEMDGYTATRYIRKWEKEGIIKQHIPVIAMTANALKGDRERCLKMGMDDYLAKPVKQDELLKVVEQWLK; via the coding sequence ATGAAGGAAGTTAAACCTCTCCACAAGCGCTTACAAAAACAATTAAAGCGCAGCGGCTTGCTCCAACACGGTTTGCCAGACGATCCAAACAAATGGCAGCATTTTCTGCACCAGATCGATCTTTCCTACACTGGCACCAGCGACGCACAATATTTATTGGAACGTTCCTTGGAGGTATCGTCGCAGGAAATGCGCAAACTGTACGACGATCTCAAAGCTGAAACCGAACAACGCATCGATGCCTTGCACAAATCCGAACAAAAAACCCGCTTCATGGCGAACATGAGTCATGAATTACGCACACCGATACACGGTATTTTGGGTTCATTGGAAATCGTGAAAGACACGACACTGGATCCGCGTCAGAAATTATTTGTGGATACTGCGTATGCCTCCTGCGAAGTCATGCTGGATGTGATTAACAATATTTTGGATTTTTCCAAACTCAAAGCGGGCGGTATTGAGTTGGAAATTATCGAATTTTCCCCGCGCGAATTGGTAGAAAATATCAGCAGCATTATGTCTACCATGGCGCAGGAGAAAAATCTCGAAGTTCAGTGCTACATTCCCGAAAACATCCCCGAACGTGTTAAAGGCGACCCGGCTCGCTTACGGCAAATGTTGATGAATCTGGTGGGCAATGCCGTCAAATTTACCGAACGCGGCGAAGTGTACACGGGCTTGGAATTGCTGGAAATCCGCAATGACAAAGCCTTGCTACGCTTTGAAGTTCGTGATACTGGCATTGGCATTCCGCTCGCTATGCAAAAAAGCGTGTTTGAATCGTTCGTACAAGTCGATGCTTCCATCAACCGGCGTTACGGTGGCACCGGCTTGGGTTTGACGATTGTACGCGAATTCGCCGAAATGATGGGCGGGAGGCTTGGACTAGAAAGCGTTCCCGGTCAGGGCACCACGTTCTGGTTTGAAATCGCCTTCCCTGTCACCGAAAATCATGCATTCGGCAGCGCTCAGCACCACTTGGAAGGCCGCCGGATCTTGGTCGTGGATGACAATGAAACCAATCGACGTATTCTGGAAAATTACCTGCAAGCTTGGAAAGCCGAAGCCATTATCGTCAGCAATGGGCATGATGCTTTGCACAAACTGGAAGAATCCATCACCCAACAACGACCAATCGACCTCATGTTGCTGGACTGGTTTATGCCGCAAATGGACGGTATCGCCCTAGCCAAAGCCATCCGCAGTGATAACCGCCATGAGCAAACCCCGATTGTGATGCTTACCTCTTACGGCATTTCACTAGAAAAACAACAACAAGCGGGCGTGCAGGCCGCCGTTACCAAACCCGTGCGTTCCATCACTTTACGGGATGTATTGCTGGATACGTTACGGCGTCATGCGCTTGATCATCAATCCACATCAAAATCCACAACTGCGCCACCTTTCCCGAATATCGTCTTGAAATCAGTCGCATCGGTCGAGCCTGCGATTTTGTTAGCCGAAGACAACCCAGTCAACGCGCTGATCGCTGTCACCATGTTAGAAAAGCTCGATATTCACGTGGATCACGTCACCACCGGCAAATCGGCACTCAAAGCCCTGCGCAATCGCCCTTACCAACTGGTGCTGATGGATATCAATATGCCGGAAATGGATGGCTACACCGCGACCCGCTACATCCGCAAATGGGAAAAAGAGGGCATCATCAAGCAGCATATTCCGGTGATTGCCATGACTGCCAACGCACTCAAAGGTGATCGCGAACGCTGCCTAAAAATGGGCATGGATGATTATTTGGCAAAACCCGTCAAACAAGACGAACTGCTCAAAGTTGTCGAGCAGTGGTTGAAATAA
- the murB gene encoding UDP-N-acetylmuramate dehydrogenase, whose product MKIRENYSLQALNTFGLAAKTRYFCTLHTLSGVRTLMAWQQEHPDLPLLFLGGGSNMLFVNDYPGLVVQVRLETLEVLGQDDNYHYVRAGAGNNWHEFVQWTIAQGFAGLENLSLIPGTVGAAPMQNIGAYGVELKDHVYEVQALDWRTAEIRDFSAEECRFAYRDSYFKSVEPERWLIVAVVFRLPRQPQWKIDYAGVKELLDGKTLNARLISDAIIQIRQSKLPNPAEIGNAGSFFKNPLIATAQWVALKAQFPDIPGWPQYDQVKTSAGWLIDQCGWKGKRSGDAGTYAKHALVLVNHGNATGAEVWDFAQAIIASVQDKFGITLEPEPRVIR is encoded by the coding sequence ATGAAGATTCGCGAAAATTATTCCCTGCAAGCACTCAATACGTTTGGCTTGGCGGCAAAAACCCGTTATTTCTGTACCTTGCATACATTGAGTGGGGTGCGCACGCTCATGGCTTGGCAACAGGAACACCCGGATTTGCCCCTGTTGTTTCTGGGGGGCGGCAGCAATATGCTGTTCGTCAATGATTACCCCGGTTTAGTGGTGCAAGTGCGCTTGGAAACCTTGGAAGTATTAGGGCAGGACGACAATTACCATTATGTACGCGCCGGAGCGGGCAATAACTGGCACGAATTTGTGCAATGGACGATTGCACAAGGCTTTGCAGGGCTGGAAAATTTATCGTTAATTCCGGGAACCGTCGGGGCTGCGCCAATGCAGAACATTGGGGCGTATGGCGTCGAGCTGAAAGACCACGTGTATGAAGTGCAAGCCTTGGACTGGCGCACCGCCGAAATCCGCGATTTTAGTGCCGAAGAATGCCGTTTTGCGTACCGTGATAGCTATTTCAAATCGGTAGAACCGGAGCGCTGGTTGATTGTGGCTGTGGTATTCCGTTTACCGCGTCAGCCGCAATGGAAAATTGATTATGCCGGGGTCAAAGAATTATTGGACGGTAAAACCTTAAATGCGCGTTTGATTAGTGACGCTATCATTCAGATTCGTCAAAGCAAATTGCCTAACCCCGCCGAAATCGGTAACGCTGGCAGTTTTTTCAAGAACCCGTTGATTGCGACAGCGCAATGGGTGGCACTCAAAGCACAATTTCCTGATATACCGGGTTGGCCGCAGTACGATCAGGTGAAAACATCAGCGGGTTGGCTGATTGATCAATGCGGCTGGAAAGGCAAGCGCAGCGGTGATGCCGGTACTTACGCCAAACATGCATTGGTATTGGTGAATCACGGCAATGCCACGGGCGCTGAGGTGTGGGATTTTGCCCAAGCGATTATTGCGTCGGTGCAGGATAAATTCGGGATTACCTTAGAGCCTGAACCACGGGTGATTCGTTAA
- the ccoP gene encoding cytochrome-c oxidase, cbb3-type subunit III has protein sequence MATPVKDPLTGAETTGHVWDDSLQEFNNPLPRWWLWTFYGTIIFTIVYWIMYPSWPIGKTYLKGIGNDITYKTDAGEEKTTHWNMRALLAHDMQNGTEAIKQQEYLAKVGAASYQQIAQDPDMSSFVRSYGVGMFGDNCAACHQSGGQGVVGMYPNLVDDDWLWGGDTTTIENTLRYGRMGYMPAYSKTFDETQLNQVANYVLTLSGEPAVDVTAAAEGEKIFQGNTGGCYMCHTKEGKGMHAQGSANLTDKVWTIANVPAAETPEAKLQAIKTLVHNGVKRQMPVFGKDGRNLSDTEIKVLVAYLQQMSGGVGAQ, from the coding sequence ATGGCTACTCCTGTTAAAGACCCCTTGACTGGCGCAGAAACGACTGGTCACGTTTGGGATGATTCGTTGCAAGAATTCAATAATCCGCTGCCACGCTGGTGGTTGTGGACATTCTACGGCACGATCATTTTTACAATTGTTTATTGGATCATGTACCCGTCTTGGCCAATCGGTAAAACTTACCTGAAGGGCATTGGTAATGACATTACCTATAAGACTGATGCTGGCGAAGAAAAAACGACCCATTGGAACATGCGTGCGCTACTGGCTCATGACATGCAAAATGGCACGGAAGCGATCAAGCAGCAAGAATACCTTGCTAAAGTTGGTGCGGCATCTTACCAACAGATTGCGCAAGACCCGGATATGTCTTCTTTCGTGCGTTCTTACGGTGTAGGGATGTTCGGTGACAACTGTGCGGCTTGCCATCAGTCTGGTGGTCAAGGCGTTGTTGGGATGTACCCGAATCTGGTGGATGACGATTGGTTGTGGGGTGGTGACACTACCACCATCGAGAATACATTGCGTTATGGGCGCATGGGTTACATGCCCGCGTACAGCAAGACGTTTGACGAAACACAGTTAAATCAAGTGGCAAATTACGTATTAACGTTGTCTGGCGAGCCAGCGGTGGATGTAACAGCCGCTGCTGAAGGCGAGAAGATTTTCCAAGGCAATACGGGTGGGTGCTACATGTGCCACACCAAAGAAGGCAAAGGAATGCACGCGCAAGGTTCTGCTAACTTGACTGACAAAGTTTGGACAATTGCTAATGTACCAGCCGCAGAAACGCCTGAAGCTAAATTGCAAGCGATTAAAACGCTGGTGCACAACGGCGTGAAACGTCAAATGCCAGTATTCGGTAAAGACGGTCGCAACTTGTCTGACACTGAAATTAAGGTATTGGTTGCTTACCTGCAACAGATGTCTGGTGGCGTTGGCGCACAGTAA
- a CDS encoding carboxypeptidase regulatory-like domain-containing protein, with translation MFLLLGIPPVFAAGSDLLISKQVSTTTPGAGETFTYTLRYRCASITELYCATPTLTDSVPAPLKIVSYTPMGGSVAAVSMVDKTVSWRLATPFESLPEGVPADGLAAGSTGILKVQVKFPTCGSAAPPAVVSNVASAVSGGVTSTSIAPDVSVPAGIDAPCPTPPPAPSPGFAKTGSADFVQPGGLERWSVNLPTSETAYTVVETLPAGTQVERATASNTPKLMNYPEVDCSATGTGVFHSLNLPVSDWAEAEFAAGRAGDLHDAAGNPTGCVATRLPAGMLVTSIKRLRWAVSANLAKQTLDVRLVVDADYVGDGLRNCVESSLHGTSCAPLVPVVGQGEPILSLSKITPTGGVVSPDGSTVVYTVPAWQPIVAPAPASNDYVYRVSLAVDELSGTGTQYPILEDVLPASLDYVTGQTGNWWRVAVPSNAVTTEQTACQIPRFSRTVQADGRVKLRWEFPGCQLPVGLSDKGMAVYFSARIRPGIVAGTVVTNVAQFSTGDYPQVTCANGADAGKTARAFCRSSNLSFNVPQLTTLDSVKWVQGELDSTLSRFPNTGKTGLSGVGTYVLEIRNTGNVTNTAVEVRDVLPVVGDSALVTGGARGSQWSLVLAGEIGLQRVASDGAVMALTAGEVPAGMQYAANNAEFQFTAVPSGGLQPGEKLRITVPVRQLASESTPISGSIAWNSFAYAASYYDTVTKTTETLLTTEPPKVGLVMVDTAAVAGLSGTVWFDDNGDKQKTADEAAIEGVTVRVYDGATLVAETVTDAAGYYAIWGLSPDTVYRIALDKPDDYLAGNPLAGIASQGIAEAGSGAAGSMTADYDLGVTLPASLGDRVWLDANGDGVQDAAETGVAGVTVALHSADGALVASTQTNAAGLYVFESVLPGDYYLVFSGFPAGYVPTASGMSGNAQTDSDADAAGKTPVFALVAGANANSWDLGLTLPQQTDLSLSKSMDKPAVKRGEAVVYTLVVNNTGAHDANGVQIHDLLPAGLAFQSASPLGEYDPLTGAWNVGWLAAKDSRQLQITAQVR, from the coding sequence TTGTTCTTGTTGTTGGGCATTCCGCCGGTATTCGCGGCGGGTTCGGATTTATTGATTAGCAAGCAGGTGAGCACTACCACGCCAGGGGCGGGTGAAACGTTCACTTATACCTTGCGTTATCGGTGCGCGAGTATCACCGAGCTGTATTGTGCGACCCCGACGCTTACCGACAGCGTGCCTGCTCCCTTGAAAATAGTCAGTTATACGCCGATGGGAGGCAGTGTCGCGGCAGTTTCAATGGTCGATAAAACCGTAAGTTGGCGCTTAGCCACCCCGTTTGAAAGTTTGCCGGAAGGCGTGCCAGCCGATGGTTTAGCCGCCGGTTCGACGGGGATTCTCAAGGTGCAAGTGAAGTTTCCTACGTGTGGGAGTGCTGCACCACCAGCCGTTGTCAGCAATGTGGCAAGCGCGGTCAGTGGCGGTGTGACGAGCACGTCGATTGCCCCGGATGTTAGTGTGCCTGCGGGGATTGATGCGCCATGCCCAACGCCACCACCCGCACCCAGCCCCGGTTTTGCGAAAACGGGCAGCGCCGATTTTGTGCAACCGGGCGGTTTGGAACGTTGGAGCGTGAATTTGCCCACCAGTGAAACCGCTTACACGGTAGTGGAAACGTTGCCAGCGGGGACGCAGGTGGAACGGGCAACCGCGTCGAATACCCCTAAACTGATGAACTACCCGGAAGTGGATTGCAGTGCCACGGGTACGGGTGTATTTCACTCCTTGAATTTGCCAGTGTCGGATTGGGCGGAAGCGGAATTCGCCGCAGGTCGGGCGGGTGATTTGCACGATGCAGCGGGAAATCCAACCGGGTGTGTGGCAACGCGCTTGCCAGCGGGGATGCTGGTGACATCCATCAAGCGTTTGCGTTGGGCGGTGAGTGCGAATCTTGCCAAACAAACGTTGGATGTGCGCCTGGTGGTGGACGCGGATTATGTGGGCGATGGTTTGCGCAATTGCGTGGAATCGTCGTTGCATGGCACGAGTTGTGCGCCGCTGGTGCCGGTAGTGGGGCAGGGTGAGCCGATCTTGAGCCTTAGCAAAATCACCCCGACGGGCGGGGTGGTGTCACCGGATGGTTCGACGGTGGTGTATACCGTACCCGCTTGGCAACCAATTGTTGCGCCTGCACCCGCCAGCAATGATTACGTCTATCGCGTCTCGTTGGCGGTGGATGAGTTATCGGGAACGGGCACGCAATACCCGATTTTGGAAGATGTGTTGCCTGCGAGTTTGGATTATGTCACAGGGCAGACTGGCAATTGGTGGCGGGTTGCGGTGCCGAGTAATGCGGTAACGACTGAGCAAACAGCGTGTCAGATACCGCGTTTCAGCCGTACCGTGCAAGCGGATGGGCGGGTGAAATTGCGCTGGGAATTTCCCGGTTGTCAGTTGCCAGTGGGGTTGTCAGATAAGGGCATGGCGGTGTATTTCAGTGCCAGAATTCGCCCCGGTATCGTGGCGGGAACGGTTGTGACCAATGTGGCGCAATTTTCGACGGGCGATTACCCGCAAGTGACGTGCGCGAACGGTGCGGATGCGGGCAAGACTGCGCGGGCATTTTGCCGTTCCAGCAATCTGAGTTTCAATGTGCCGCAATTGACGACCTTGGACAGCGTGAAATGGGTGCAGGGGGAGCTGGACAGTACGTTGAGCCGTTTTCCGAATACGGGCAAGACGGGGTTGAGCGGGGTGGGAACGTATGTACTGGAAATTCGCAATACTGGCAATGTGACCAATACGGCGGTGGAGGTGCGCGATGTTTTGCCTGTCGTGGGTGATAGCGCCTTGGTGACGGGGGGAGCGCGTGGGTCGCAGTGGAGTTTGGTGTTGGCGGGTGAGATTGGTTTGCAACGGGTTGCCAGTGACGGTGCGGTGATGGCATTGACGGCGGGTGAAGTGCCTGCTGGGATGCAATACGCGGCAAATAATGCGGAATTTCAGTTTACGGCTGTGCCAAGCGGTGGGTTGCAGCCGGGAGAAAAGTTGCGCATCACTGTGCCGGTGCGTCAATTGGCGAGTGAATCAACACCCATAAGTGGCAGCATTGCGTGGAATAGCTTTGCCTATGCAGCGAGTTATTACGATACCGTTACCAAGACCACTGAAACCTTATTAACCACGGAGCCACCCAAAGTGGGCTTGGTGATGGTGGATACCGCAGCGGTGGCAGGCTTGAGCGGCACGGTGTGGTTTGATGACAACGGCGATAAGCAAAAAACAGCGGATGAAGCAGCAATCGAAGGTGTGACCGTGCGGGTGTATGACGGCGCAACGTTGGTGGCGGAAACGGTGACGGATGCTGCTGGGTATTACGCTATTTGGGGTTTGTCGCCTGATACGGTTTACCGCATTGCACTGGATAAGCCGGATGATTATTTGGCAGGTAATCCGCTGGCAGGAATAGCGTCGCAAGGCATTGCGGAAGCGGGTTCGGGCGCGGCGGGGAGTATGACGGCGGATTATGATTTGGGTGTTACGCTGCCTGCATCGTTGGGTGATAGGGTGTGGTTGGATGCCAACGGTGATGGGGTGCAGGATGCCGCTGAAACGGGAGTGGCGGGGGTAACGGTGGCGTTGCATTCTGCTGATGGGGCGTTGGTGGCGAGTACGCAGACGAATGCGGCGGGGCTGTATGTGTTTGAGTCCGTATTGCCCGGTGATTATTACTTGGTGTTTAGTGGGTTTCCTGCGGGATATGTGCCGACGGCTAGTGGCATGAGCGGCAATGCGCAAACCGATAGTGATGCGGATGCGGCGGGCAAAACGCCGGTGTTTGCGTTGGTGGCGGGCGCAAACGCGAATTCGTGGGATTTGGGTTTAACTTTGCCTCAGCAAACCGATTTGAGTTTGAGTAAAAGCATGGATAAGCCAGCGGTAAAGCGGGGTGAGGCGGTGGTGTATACGTTGGTGGTGAACAATACGGGGGCGCATGACGCAAATGGGGTGCAAATTCACGATTTGTTGCCTGCTGGTTTGGCGTTTCAAAGTGCGAGTCCGTTGGGGGAATACGATCCGCTGACGGGGGCGTGGAATGTGGGGTGGTTGGCGGCGAAGGATAGCAGGCAGTTGCAGATTACGGCGCAAGTGCGGTGA
- the ccoO gene encoding cytochrome-c oxidase, cbb3-type subunit II, which translates to MFKHESIETNSGLLIVLTLVAISIGGLVEIVPLHYINETVEDVKDPQTGLEVVRPYTPLEQRGRDVYVREGCYLCHSQMVRPFRDEDLRYGHYSLAAESKYDHPFQWGSKRTGPDLARVGGKYSNEWQVQHLTAPRSVVPESIMPNYPWLKETDLDLSDLQDRMVALKRVGVPYSQTTVEYEDNVKRFGEEVAKKLDLNQAEANLIAQAQAGNYDGNSSNISEMDALVAYLQVLGTMVDFKKFDEDHFIQFR; encoded by the coding sequence ATGTTTAAACATGAAAGTATCGAAACCAATTCAGGGCTATTGATTGTTCTGACCCTGGTTGCCATCAGTATTGGTGGTTTGGTGGAAATCGTCCCGTTGCATTACATCAATGAGACTGTGGAGGATGTGAAGGATCCACAGACGGGTTTGGAAGTGGTACGTCCTTACACGCCACTGGAACAACGTGGTCGTGACGTTTACGTGCGTGAAGGTTGCTACCTTTGCCATTCGCAGATGGTGCGCCCGTTCCGTGATGAAGACTTGCGCTATGGTCACTACTCATTGGCGGCTGAATCTAAATACGATCATCCATTCCAATGGGGTTCCAAGCGTACTGGCCCTGATCTGGCGCGTGTGGGTGGTAAGTATTCTAACGAATGGCAGGTTCAGCATTTAACCGCACCGCGTTCAGTCGTGCCTGAGTCGATTATGCCTAATTACCCTTGGCTGAAAGAGACGGATTTGGATTTGTCCGATCTTCAAGACCGCATGGTGGCGTTGAAGCGGGTGGGTGTGCCCTACTCACAGACCACGGTTGAATACGAAGATAACGTGAAGCGCTTTGGTGAAGAGGTCGCTAAGAAACTCGATCTCAATCAAGCAGAAGCTAACTTGATCGCGCAAGCGCAAGCAGGTAACTACGACGGCAATTCTTCTAACATCAGTGAGATGGATGCCTTAGTTGCTTACTTGCAAGTGCTGGGTACGATGGTTGACTTTAAAAAGTTTGATGAAGACCACTTCATTCAATTCCGTTAA